The following are from one region of the Mesorhizobium sp. B4-1-4 genome:
- the ntrC gene encoding nitrogen regulation protein NR(I) produces the protein MSARGNILVADDDAAIRTVLNQALSRVGHEVRVTSNASTLWRWVAAGEGDLVITDVVMPDENAFDMLPRIKKARPELPVIVMSAQNTFMTAIRASETGAYEYLPKPFDLTELLNIVNRALSEPRRPKIDARPEEKPETMPLVGRSAAMQDIYRMLARMMQTDLTVMISGESGTGKELVARALHEYGRRRGGPFVAINMAAIPRDLIESELFGHEKGAFTGAQNRSTGRFEQAEGGTLFLDEIGDMPMEAQTRLLRVLQQGEYTTVGGRTPIKTDVRIVAATNKDLRTLINQGLFREDLFYRLNVVPLRLPALRERSEDVPDLVRHFFKLGEMEGLQTKRISSGGIELMKRYPWPGNVRELENLVRRLAALYSQDEISAEIIEAELKTGERPVVPGGGNLIPDDLSIGQAVEHFLQRYFASFAGELPPAGLYQRILSEVEYPLVLASMTATRGNQIKAAELLGLNRNTLRKKIRELGVNVYKSSRPG, from the coding sequence ATGAGCGCACGCGGCAATATTCTCGTCGCCGACGACGACGCGGCGATCCGCACGGTGCTCAATCAGGCGCTCTCCCGCGTCGGTCACGAGGTGCGCGTCACCTCCAATGCCTCGACATTGTGGCGTTGGGTGGCGGCTGGCGAGGGCGATCTCGTCATCACCGACGTGGTGATGCCGGACGAGAACGCCTTCGACATGCTGCCGCGCATCAAGAAGGCGCGGCCGGAGCTGCCCGTTATCGTCATGAGCGCGCAAAACACTTTCATGACGGCGATTCGCGCCTCCGAAACCGGCGCGTACGAATATCTGCCAAAACCCTTCGATCTGACCGAGCTCCTCAACATCGTCAACCGGGCGCTGTCGGAGCCGCGACGGCCGAAGATCGATGCGCGGCCGGAAGAGAAGCCCGAAACGATGCCGCTGGTCGGCCGCTCGGCGGCCATGCAGGACATCTACCGCATGCTGGCGCGCATGATGCAGACCGACCTGACGGTGATGATCTCGGGCGAATCCGGCACCGGTAAGGAACTGGTGGCGCGCGCGCTGCATGAGTATGGCCGTCGCCGTGGCGGCCCTTTCGTTGCCATCAACATGGCGGCAATTCCGCGCGATCTCATCGAATCGGAGCTGTTCGGGCACGAGAAGGGCGCTTTCACCGGTGCTCAGAACCGGTCCACCGGCCGCTTCGAGCAGGCCGAGGGCGGCACGCTGTTCCTCGACGAGATCGGCGACATGCCGATGGAGGCGCAGACGCGCCTGCTGCGCGTGCTGCAACAGGGCGAGTACACGACGGTCGGCGGCCGCACACCGATCAAGACCGACGTGCGCATCGTCGCAGCCACCAATAAGGATCTGCGCACGCTCATCAATCAGGGGTTGTTCCGCGAGGATCTGTTCTATCGCCTCAATGTCGTGCCGCTCAGGCTGCCGGCGTTGCGCGAGCGTTCCGAGGACGTGCCCGATCTCGTGCGTCACTTCTTCAAGCTTGGCGAGATGGAGGGGCTGCAGACCAAGCGCATCTCGTCCGGCGGCATCGAACTGATGAAGCGTTATCCGTGGCCGGGCAATGTGCGCGAACTGGAAAATCTCGTTCGCCGGCTGGCCGCGCTCTATTCGCAGGATGAGATCTCCGCCGAAATCATCGAGGCGGAGCTGAAGACCGGCGAGCGTCCCGTGGTACCCGGCGGCGGCAACCTCATTCCCGACGACCTGTCGATCGGCCAGGCGGTGGAGCACTTCCTGCAGCGCTATTTCGCCTCGTTTGCCGGCGAACTGCCACCCGCTGGCCTCTATCAGCGCATCCTGTCCGAGGTCGAATATCCGCTGGTGCTGGCCTCGATGACGGCAACCCGCGGCAACCAGATCAAGGCCGCGGAACTGCTGGGGCTGAACCGTAATACGCTGCGCAAGAAGATTCGCGAACTGGGCGTCAACGTCTACAAATCATCGCGGCCGGGCTGA